Proteins from one Mycobacterium sp. SMC-2 genomic window:
- a CDS encoding ATP-binding cassette domain-containing protein yields MSRPAPPVLTVRYEGSERTFAAGNDVAIGRDLRADVRVAHPLISRTHLIARFDQGRWIAIDNGSLNGLYVNHQRVPMVDIQDGLRVNIGNPDGPALTFEVGRHQGSAGRPPLTTSIPIANPATGAVPRAPQAQPPGAPWPGHPQQPASAPFRQPTHQPSGPQPVHPPSGPMPGYPSGPQPRYPTGGQPAAPSSGPQQAPHIYRSAPIRVPPAQHAQPTGPETGRVAGGDASNLATSMMKILRPGRAAVESMPGAIKIGRANDNDIVIPEVLASRHHATLIPTPHGTEIHDNRSINGTFVNGARVDSAVLHDGDVVTIGNIDLVFAGGTLARRDESATATPTGGLDVRGVTWTIENNKTLLDDISLGAQPGTLTAVIGPSGAGKSTFARLVAGYTHPTRGTVAFEGHNVHAEYASLRSRIGMVPQDDVVHGQLTVQQALMYAAELRLPPDTTKDDRAQVVARVLEELEMTQHLHTRVDKLSGGQRKRASVALELLTGPSLLILDEPTSGLDPALDRQVMTMLRQLADAGRVVLVVTHSLTYLDVCDQVLLLAPGGKTAFCGPPSQIGPAMGTTNWADIFSTVAGDPDGAKARYLARTGPPPPPPPAQRPADLGDPSHTSLIRQFSTIARRQVRLIFSDRGYFVFLAVLPFIMGSLSMSVPGNVGFGIPNPMGAAPNEPGQILVLLNVGAVFMGTALTIRDLIGERAIFLREQAVGLSTSAYLLAKVCVYTVFAVIQSAIVTVIVLLGKGGPTQGAVALGRPGFELFVDVALTCVASAMLGLALSAIAKSNEQIMPLLVVAVMSQLVFSGGMIPVTGRLGLDQMSWVTPARWGFAASASTADLSKLVPGPLSPKDSHWHHTPGAWWFDIGMLVVISVFYLSFVRWKIRLRGG; encoded by the coding sequence ATGAGCCGACCAGCCCCACCTGTGTTGACCGTGCGCTACGAGGGATCCGAGCGCACCTTCGCCGCCGGCAACGATGTAGCCATCGGGCGTGACCTTCGCGCCGACGTCCGCGTGGCACATCCACTGATCTCCCGCACGCACCTCATCGCCCGATTCGACCAGGGCCGATGGATCGCCATCGACAACGGCAGCCTAAACGGGCTGTACGTCAACCATCAGCGCGTGCCCATGGTCGACATCCAGGACGGCCTGCGCGTCAACATCGGAAATCCCGACGGCCCGGCGCTGACTTTCGAGGTCGGCCGCCACCAGGGGTCGGCCGGGCGACCACCGCTGACGACGTCGATACCGATCGCCAACCCGGCCACCGGCGCGGTGCCACGGGCGCCTCAGGCCCAGCCGCCCGGCGCGCCCTGGCCCGGCCACCCCCAGCAGCCGGCGTCGGCCCCGTTCCGCCAGCCCACCCATCAGCCCAGCGGGCCGCAACCCGTGCATCCGCCGAGTGGACCGATGCCGGGCTATCCGTCGGGCCCGCAGCCGCGGTACCCGACCGGTGGCCAGCCGGCGGCGCCCTCCAGCGGACCGCAACAAGCCCCGCACATCTACCGCTCGGCGCCGATCAGGGTGCCCCCGGCGCAACACGCGCAGCCGACGGGGCCGGAAACGGGCCGCGTCGCCGGCGGTGACGCGTCGAACCTCGCGACGTCGATGATGAAAATCCTGCGGCCGGGCAGAGCCGCCGTGGAGTCGATGCCGGGCGCGATCAAGATCGGCCGTGCCAACGACAACGACATCGTCATTCCCGAAGTGCTGGCCTCGCGCCACCACGCCACCCTCATCCCGACGCCGCACGGCACCGAGATCCACGACAACCGCAGCATCAACGGCACCTTCGTCAACGGCGCGCGGGTCGACTCGGCCGTGTTGCACGACGGCGACGTCGTCACCATCGGCAACATCGACCTCGTCTTCGCCGGTGGCACGCTGGCCCGCCGCGACGAGAGCGCGACCGCGACCCCCACCGGCGGCCTGGACGTGCGCGGCGTGACCTGGACGATCGAGAACAACAAGACGCTGCTGGACGACATCTCGTTGGGCGCGCAGCCCGGGACGCTGACGGCCGTCATCGGACCGTCGGGCGCGGGCAAGTCGACCTTCGCCCGGTTGGTGGCGGGGTACACGCACCCGACCAGGGGCACGGTCGCGTTCGAGGGCCACAACGTCCACGCCGAGTACGCCTCGCTGCGCAGCAGGATCGGGATGGTGCCCCAGGACGACGTGGTGCACGGGCAGCTGACGGTGCAGCAGGCGTTGATGTATGCCGCCGAGCTGCGGCTGCCGCCGGACACCACCAAGGACGACCGGGCCCAGGTGGTGGCCCGGGTGCTCGAGGAACTCGAGATGACCCAGCACCTGCACACCCGGGTCGACAAGCTCTCCGGCGGCCAGCGCAAGCGCGCATCGGTCGCGCTGGAGCTGCTCACCGGGCCGTCGCTGCTGATCCTGGACGAGCCGACCTCCGGGCTCGACCCGGCGCTGGACCGCCAGGTGATGACCATGCTGCGCCAGCTCGCCGACGCCGGCCGGGTGGTGCTCGTCGTCACCCACTCGTTGACTTACCTGGACGTGTGCGACCAGGTCCTGCTGCTGGCCCCCGGCGGCAAGACCGCCTTCTGCGGGCCGCCCAGCCAGATCGGGCCGGCCATGGGCACGACGAACTGGGCCGATATCTTCAGCACGGTCGCGGGCGATCCCGACGGCGCCAAGGCGCGGTACCTGGCGCGCACGGGGCCGCCGCCACCGCCGCCCCCCGCGCAGCGGCCCGCCGACCTGGGCGACCCCTCACACACGAGCCTCATCCGGCAGTTCTCCACGATCGCCAGGCGGCAGGTCCGGCTCATCTTCTCCGACCGCGGTTACTTCGTCTTCCTGGCGGTGTTGCCGTTCATCATGGGATCGCTGTCCATGTCGGTGCCTGGCAACGTCGGCTTCGGCATCCCCAATCCGATGGGTGCGGCCCCGAATGAGCCGGGGCAGATCCTGGTGCTGCTCAACGTCGGCGCGGTGTTCATGGGGACCGCCCTGACCATTCGCGACCTCATCGGCGAACGGGCGATCTTCCTGCGCGAGCAGGCGGTCGGCCTGTCCACCAGCGCCTACCTGCTGGCCAAGGTCTGCGTCTACACGGTTTTCGCGGTCATCCAATCGGCGATCGTGACCGTCATCGTGCTGCTCGGCAAGGGCGGGCCGACACAAGGGGCGGTGGCGCTGGGCCGGCCGGGTTTCGAACTGTTCGTCGACGTCGCGTTGACGTGCGTGGCCTCGGCGATGCTCGGGCTGGCGCTGTCGGCCATCGCCAAGTCGAACGAACAGATCATGCCGCTGTTGGTGGTGGCGGTCATGTCGCAGCTGGTGTTCTCCGGGGGCATGATCCCGGTGACCGGGCGGCTCGGACTGGACCAGATGTCCTGGGTGACTCCGGCGCGCTGGGGGTTCGCGGCGTCAGCCTCCACCGCCGACCTGAGCAAGTTGGTGCCCGGGCCGCTCAGCCCGAAAGACTCCCACTGGCATCACACGCCGGGCGCGTGGTGGTTCGACATCGGCATGCTGGTGGTCATCAGTGTCTTCTACCTGAGCTTCGTCCGCTGGAAGATCCGGCTCAGGGGCGGCTGA
- a CDS encoding acyl-CoA dehydrogenase family protein, whose amino-acid sequence MDFELDAGQRAWLAEVREFLHENVTTELRAELAEHDLELRDGQVARFRRKIGEKGWFGLNWPCEYGGLGLGAIHLHLLMSEFEYWGVPGPDLTVTSVAPMIMRHGTERNKTEWLPLIARGEMVCAVGYSEPDAGTDLAGLRTSAVRDGDEWVINGTKIWNSGAQRATHEWLCVRTDPHGVRHRGISVIIVAIDSPGVTIRPLYAWSGYRTNEVHFRDVRVPLTNLVGEVNHGWTYITGALDLERGALTNAGDLRRAVEELRELARTPRRDGTVPADSPALRRRLAQAEADVAVAMLMGYEAASILDSGVIPSVEVSVEKVFTSELRQRIAVLALDLLGPDGLLAHRSAQAPLAGKFERLYRAAPLMRFGGGTNEVLRDIIAQRGHKMPSYGR is encoded by the coding sequence ATGGATTTCGAACTCGACGCCGGGCAGCGCGCCTGGCTGGCCGAGGTCCGCGAGTTCCTCCACGAGAACGTCACCACCGAGTTGCGGGCCGAGCTGGCCGAGCACGACCTGGAGCTCCGCGACGGCCAGGTGGCGCGGTTCCGCCGCAAGATCGGGGAGAAGGGCTGGTTCGGGCTGAACTGGCCTTGCGAGTACGGCGGTCTCGGGCTCGGCGCCATCCACCTGCATCTGCTGATGAGCGAATTCGAGTACTGGGGCGTGCCCGGCCCCGACCTGACGGTCACGTCCGTGGCGCCGATGATCATGCGGCACGGCACCGAACGGAACAAAACCGAATGGCTGCCGCTGATCGCCAGGGGCGAAATGGTCTGCGCCGTTGGGTATTCCGAGCCCGACGCCGGTACCGACCTGGCCGGCCTGCGCACCAGCGCGGTCCGGGACGGCGACGAATGGGTGATCAACGGCACCAAGATCTGGAACAGCGGCGCACAGCGCGCCACCCACGAGTGGCTCTGCGTCCGCACCGATCCCCACGGTGTTCGCCATCGGGGCATCTCGGTCATCATCGTCGCAATCGACAGTCCCGGGGTCACGATCCGCCCGCTGTACGCGTGGTCGGGCTATCGCACCAACGAGGTCCACTTCCGCGACGTGCGGGTGCCGCTCACCAACTTGGTGGGTGAGGTCAACCACGGCTGGACGTACATCACCGGCGCGCTGGACCTCGAACGCGGCGCGCTGACCAACGCGGGCGACCTGCGTCGCGCCGTGGAGGAGCTGCGCGAGCTCGCGCGGACGCCACGCCGTGACGGCACCGTGCCCGCCGACAGCCCGGCGCTGCGGCGCCGGCTGGCGCAGGCCGAGGCCGACGTGGCGGTGGCCATGCTGATGGGCTACGAGGCCGCGTCGATCCTCGACAGCGGCGTGATCCCGTCGGTGGAGGTCAGCGTCGAGAAGGTCTTCACCAGCGAACTGCGCCAGCGCATCGCCGTGCTCGCGCTCGACCTGCTCGGCCCGGACGGCTTGCTGGCACACCGCAGCGCGCAGGCGCCGCTGGCCGGCAAGTTCGAACGGCTCTACCGGGCCGCGCCCCTGATGCGTTTCGGCGGCGGCACCAACGAGGTCCTGCGCGACATCATCGCCCAGCGCGGGCACAAGATGCCCTCGTACGGGCGCTGA
- a CDS encoding acyl-CoA dehydrogenase family protein, with product MKAIPTAEQREFASALRALLAAENPVALVRTLNEPGADRRTPALWKALTDAGVLGLAIAEEYGGSGGSLDDLAVFYTEAGRALCPTTIHSSIQAALAIGQLGSPDARSAWLPPLARGTARGTTALWNARDAGIVSPALRADPVSAQWRLSGTSDYVADADVADLIVTSAAAQGRTLAFIVDPDAVGVALEPLAVAGGHRAFTVRFDGVVVTAGALLGEVTHSALRRVANAAVALGALDLVGVGQAVIDRTVDYTKLRHQFGRPIASFQAAQHLVADMHIALAAARLAAHAAVFWIARGRTATRETAIARMHAATAARLITLDAHQLHGGMGYVTETDLHLWTERARWGSTWGGGADVAASWLEETLNAEESR from the coding sequence ATGAAAGCGATTCCCACCGCTGAACAGCGCGAGTTCGCCTCGGCGTTGCGTGCCCTGCTGGCGGCCGAGAACCCCGTGGCGTTGGTGCGCACGCTGAACGAACCGGGCGCGGACCGTCGCACCCCGGCGCTCTGGAAGGCGCTGACGGACGCCGGTGTCCTCGGGCTGGCCATCGCCGAGGAATACGGCGGCTCCGGTGGCTCCCTGGACGATCTCGCCGTCTTCTATACCGAGGCTGGCCGCGCGCTGTGCCCGACGACGATCCACAGCAGCATTCAGGCCGCGCTCGCGATCGGCCAGCTCGGCTCCCCGGACGCCAGGTCCGCCTGGCTGCCGCCGCTGGCGCGCGGCACCGCCCGCGGCACCACGGCGCTGTGGAACGCCCGCGACGCCGGCATCGTGTCGCCCGCGTTGCGCGCCGATCCCGTCTCGGCGCAATGGCGGCTGAGCGGCACCTCGGACTACGTGGCCGACGCCGACGTCGCCGATCTCATCGTGACTTCGGCTGCGGCGCAAGGGCGTACGCTCGCCTTCATCGTCGACCCCGACGCGGTCGGTGTGGCCCTGGAACCGCTCGCCGTGGCGGGCGGGCATCGGGCGTTCACCGTGCGCTTCGACGGCGTCGTGGTCACGGCCGGCGCGCTCCTTGGTGAGGTCACCCACTCGGCGCTGCGGCGTGTGGCCAACGCGGCGGTCGCATTGGGGGCGCTCGACTTGGTGGGAGTCGGGCAGGCGGTCATCGACCGCACCGTGGACTACACCAAGCTGCGGCACCAATTCGGCCGGCCGATCGCGTCCTTCCAGGCAGCCCAGCACCTGGTCGCCGACATGCACATCGCCCTGGCGGCGGCCCGGTTGGCCGCGCACGCGGCGGTGTTCTGGATCGCGCGGGGTCGCACGGCGACCCGGGAGACCGCGATCGCGCGCATGCACGCGGCCACCGCGGCCAGGCTCATCACGTTGGACGCCCACCAATTACACGGCGGCATGGGCTATGTCACCGAGACCGATCTGCATCTGTGGACCGAGCGGGCCCGGTGGGGCTCGACGTGGGGCGGCGGGGCGGACGTCGCCGCATCGTGGCTGGAGGAGACGTTGAACGCAGAGGAGAGCCGGTGA
- a CDS encoding MaoC family dehydratase N-terminal domain-containing protein: MSQDSLIDAESASRVGTVAASATGEVNRRDWQRWAAAVGDHNPLWFDPDYARANGFRDVVCPPLFLQYAVLGVTHLEALRPDGSSGAISGSLAFPRAPKRMAGGESFTFHLPAYHRDEIEMVRTISSIVEKQGRSGRFVLVTWHTVYRNQHHDLLAEASTSMIARP, translated from the coding sequence GTGAGCCAGGACAGTCTGATCGACGCCGAATCGGCGTCGCGCGTGGGCACCGTCGCCGCGTCGGCGACCGGCGAGGTGAACCGGCGCGACTGGCAACGGTGGGCGGCGGCGGTCGGTGACCACAACCCGTTGTGGTTCGACCCGGATTACGCCAGGGCCAACGGCTTTCGCGACGTCGTCTGCCCGCCGCTTTTTCTGCAGTACGCCGTGCTCGGCGTCACGCACCTCGAGGCGCTGCGGCCGGACGGCTCGTCCGGCGCGATCTCCGGCAGCCTCGCCTTTCCGCGCGCCCCGAAGCGGATGGCCGGCGGCGAGAGCTTCACCTTCCACCTGCCGGCCTATCACCGCGACGAAATTGAAATGGTGCGCACGATCTCCTCGATCGTCGAAAAGCAGGGCCGCTCCGGTAGATTCGTTCTGGTCACCTGGCACACGGTGTACCGCAACCAGCACCACGACCTGCTCGCCGAAGCGTCGACCTCGATGATCGCCCGCCCCTAG
- a CDS encoding MaoC/PaaZ C-terminal domain-containing protein — MTGQVFYEDVEVGQQMPELTVTVDETQLFFFSAATYNGHRIHYDKDWARTVEGYDDVLVQGPLQAALLGRAIGDWIGGRGRLVSFSVQNRAVAHPGQPLRFGGTVTGKRLSHEGAGLVDLDIAGRRDQTVLMPGTATVELPRRGTPS, encoded by the coding sequence ATGACCGGTCAAGTCTTCTACGAGGACGTCGAGGTGGGCCAGCAGATGCCCGAACTCACCGTGACTGTCGACGAAACGCAGCTGTTCTTCTTCAGCGCCGCCACCTACAACGGCCACCGCATCCACTACGACAAGGACTGGGCGCGCACGGTCGAGGGCTACGACGACGTGCTGGTCCAGGGTCCGCTGCAGGCCGCGCTGCTCGGGCGGGCCATCGGGGACTGGATCGGCGGGCGCGGCCGCCTGGTGTCCTTCTCCGTCCAGAACCGCGCCGTCGCCCATCCCGGCCAACCCCTGCGCTTCGGCGGCACGGTCACCGGCAAACGCCTCTCCCACGAGGGCGCCGGGCTGGTGGACCTCGACATCGCCGGGCGCCGCGATCAGACGGTGCTGATGCCCGGGACGGCGACGGTCGAGCTGCCCCGACGCGGAACGCCGTCGTGA
- a CDS encoding thiolase family protein codes for MTGLRGEAAIVGIAELPAQRRPTHPPLFTLDQYALLAKAVIEDAGVDAACVNGLLTHGVAESAMFAPATLCEYLGLALDFGERVDLGGATAAGMIWRAAAAVELGVCDAALAVVPGSASQPQSAKRPPPSPNWYGASSNNYGSPQAEFEIPYGNVGQNAPYAQIAQRYAAEFGYDPAAVAKIAVDQRTNACAHPGAVFYGTPITVDDVLASPMIADPIHMLETVMRVHGGAGVLIANADIARRGRHRPVWIKGFGEHIAFKTPTYAEDLLRTPIARAADRAFEMAGLTRSEVDMASVYDCYAITVLMSLEDAGFCDKGRGMSWVAGHDLTHRGDFPLNTAGGQLSFGQAGMAGGMHHVVDAARQIMGRAADAQVRDCHTAFVTGNGGIMSEQVALLMGGD; via the coding sequence GTGACCGGCCTGCGCGGCGAGGCGGCGATCGTCGGCATCGCCGAGCTGCCGGCGCAGCGGCGCCCCACCCACCCGCCGCTGTTCACCCTGGACCAGTACGCGCTGCTGGCGAAGGCGGTGATCGAGGACGCGGGTGTCGACGCCGCCTGCGTCAACGGCCTGCTGACCCATGGCGTCGCCGAGTCGGCGATGTTCGCGCCGGCCACCTTGTGCGAATACCTCGGCCTGGCACTGGATTTCGGTGAGCGGGTCGACCTGGGCGGGGCCACCGCGGCGGGCATGATCTGGCGGGCCGCGGCCGCCGTGGAGCTCGGCGTCTGCGACGCGGCGCTGGCCGTGGTTCCCGGCTCGGCGTCGCAACCGCAGTCCGCAAAGCGGCCACCACCGAGCCCGAATTGGTATGGGGCGTCGTCGAACAACTATGGGTCGCCGCAAGCGGAATTCGAGATCCCGTACGGCAACGTGGGCCAGAACGCGCCGTACGCGCAGATCGCCCAGCGCTACGCGGCCGAATTCGGCTACGACCCCGCGGCGGTGGCCAAGATCGCCGTGGACCAGCGCACCAACGCGTGCGCCCACCCGGGCGCGGTCTTTTACGGCACGCCGATCACCGTCGACGACGTCCTCGCCAGCCCTATGATCGCCGACCCGATCCACATGCTCGAGACTGTGATGCGGGTCCACGGGGGAGCGGGCGTCTTGATCGCCAACGCCGACATCGCGCGGCGCGGCCGCCACCGGCCGGTGTGGATCAAGGGCTTCGGCGAACACATCGCCTTCAAGACACCCACCTACGCCGAGGACCTGCTGCGGACCCCCATCGCCCGCGCCGCCGACCGGGCGTTCGAAATGGCCGGCCTGACCCGGTCCGAGGTGGACATGGCGTCGGTCTACGACTGTTACGCCATCACCGTGCTGATGAGCCTCGAGGACGCCGGCTTCTGCGACAAGGGCCGGGGGATGTCGTGGGTCGCCGGCCACGACCTGACCCACCGCGGCGACTTCCCGCTCAACACCGCCGGCGGGCAGCTGTCCTTCGGACAGGCCGGCATGGCCGGCGGCATGCACCACGTCGTGGACGCCGCCCGCCAGATCATGGGCCGGGCCGCCGACGCGCAGGTGCGCGACTGCCACACCGCGTTCGTCACTGGCAACGGCGGCATCATGAGCGAGCAGGTGGCACTGCTGATGGGAGGGGACTAG
- a CDS encoding Zn-ribbon domain-containing OB-fold protein has product MSIPVPEPTPVSRPFWDGLARHRILVQYSPSLGRYVFYPRTLAPGTLADDLEWREIDGAGTLYTFTIARRPTGPPWADALPQLPAVVQWDAGPKFSTELVDVDPGDVHIGMRVEPVFYDLPEDGITLLKYRPAGAEASHGQPL; this is encoded by the coding sequence GTGAGCATTCCCGTGCCCGAGCCGACACCGGTGTCGCGGCCCTTCTGGGACGGCCTGGCCCGGCACCGCATCCTGGTGCAGTACTCACCCTCGCTGGGGCGTTACGTGTTCTACCCACGCACCCTCGCCCCGGGCACGCTGGCCGATGACCTCGAGTGGCGCGAAATCGACGGTGCGGGAACGCTGTACACGTTCACGATCGCCCGTCGACCCACGGGTCCACCCTGGGCGGACGCGCTGCCGCAGCTGCCCGCGGTCGTGCAGTGGGACGCCGGGCCGAAATTCAGCACCGAGTTGGTCGACGTCGATCCCGGCGACGTCCATATCGGCATGCGGGTCGAGCCGGTGTTCTACGATCTGCCCGAAGACGGGATCACCCTCTTGAAGTACCGGCCGGCAGGAGCGGAGGCGTCGCATGGACAACCCCTTTGA
- a CDS encoding alpha/beta hydrolase — translation MDNPFDGVQALLRELDAGFPPVETMTAAQARAAVARRRQPVDNIDDVHRTEDRSIPGPAGAIPARVYHPHGDTQDNRAAIVFCHGGGFVLCDIESHDGFCRALARGAQAVVVSVGYRLAPEHPAPAAALDAFAAFCWVVDHASQLGIDPARTAIAGDSAGGNLAAVTALLCRERAVASPAAQLLLYPVIDPSFDTESYLRCATGYFLTADAMRWYWRQYLGGETLLEPPHVVAPARADSLAGLPPAVVVTAGLDPLHSEGRDYARRLRDAGVLVVHRDFPDLFHGFLTVPSFPPAASARDLICADLRGLLQPTLCESQ, via the coding sequence ATGGACAACCCCTTTGACGGTGTCCAGGCGCTGCTGCGCGAGCTGGACGCCGGATTCCCGCCCGTCGAGACCATGACCGCCGCGCAGGCCCGCGCCGCCGTCGCCCGGCGGCGCCAGCCCGTCGACAACATCGACGACGTCCACCGCACTGAGGACCGTTCGATCCCGGGCCCCGCCGGCGCCATCCCCGCGCGGGTCTACCACCCGCACGGCGACACGCAGGACAACCGCGCCGCGATCGTGTTCTGCCATGGCGGCGGATTCGTGTTGTGCGACATCGAATCACACGACGGCTTCTGCCGCGCGCTGGCGCGCGGCGCCCAGGCCGTCGTCGTCTCGGTCGGCTACCGCCTCGCGCCCGAGCACCCGGCGCCCGCGGCCGCGCTGGATGCATTCGCGGCGTTCTGCTGGGTGGTCGACCACGCTTCCCAGCTCGGCATCGACCCGGCGCGGACCGCCATCGCCGGCGACAGCGCCGGCGGCAATCTCGCCGCGGTCACCGCCCTGCTGTGCCGCGAACGGGCGGTCGCCAGCCCGGCCGCGCAGCTCCTGCTGTATCCGGTCATCGATCCCTCTTTCGACACCGAGAGCTACCTGCGCTGCGCCACCGGCTACTTCCTCACCGCCGACGCCATGCGGTGGTACTGGCGCCAATACCTCGGCGGTGAAACGCTTTTGGAGCCGCCGCACGTGGTGGCGCCGGCGCGCGCGGATTCGCTCGCCGGCCTGCCACCCGCGGTGGTGGTCACTGCCGGCCTCGATCCCCTGCACAGCGAGGGGCGCGACTACGCGCGCCGATTGCGCGACGCGGGGGTTCTGGTGGTGCACCGCGACTTCCCGGATCTGTTCCACGGCTTCCTGACCGTCCCGTCGTTCCCGCCGGCCGCGTCCGCGCGCGACTTGATCTGTGCCGACCTGCGCGGCCTGCTGCAGCCCACCCTGTGCGAGTCGCAATGA
- a CDS encoding NAD(P)/FAD-dependent oxidoreductase, with amino-acid sequence MTHADVIVIGAGFAGLYAVHRAASAGLSVVGLEAAPDVGGTWYWNRYPGARCDVESVDYSYSFDDELQQSWTWSERFAAQPEILAYLCHVADRFDLRRHYRFGVDVVGAEFEDGRWRVRTRDDQTYAAQFLICATGCLSAVNRPDIPGIDDFAGEVYFTAAWPREDPDLRGKRVGLIGTGSSGIQTVPIVAAQADNLVVFQRSANYSIPMPNRPWTPEEQRNIREQYPERRRMSAYAAAGTPHGTYHKKAVDSEPQEREEALWRRWREGGVLFAKTFPDQNADLAANDIAREFAEERIREIVADPAVAADLIPVDHPIGAKRICTDGGYYDAFNRDNVALVNLRREPIETITAGGVRTSAATYPCDVLIFATGFDALTGALTRIDPRGPGGVRLSDIWADGPLTFLGLMVPGLPNMFTISGPGSPSVLANMVLHAEVQVDWVIELVLTARRLGVTEVEPRRDAAEAWTDHVAEAAEQTLFPKAASSWYLGANIEGKKRVFMPYAGGFGTYRRYCDDVARRHYAGLVLTTR; translated from the coding sequence ATGACGCACGCCGACGTGATCGTTATCGGCGCGGGGTTCGCCGGGCTCTACGCAGTGCACCGGGCCGCGTCGGCGGGCCTTTCGGTGGTCGGCCTCGAGGCGGCGCCCGACGTGGGCGGCACCTGGTACTGGAACCGGTACCCGGGCGCGCGGTGCGACGTCGAAAGTGTCGACTATTCCTACTCGTTCGACGACGAGCTGCAGCAGAGCTGGACGTGGAGCGAACGCTTCGCCGCGCAGCCGGAGATCCTTGCCTACCTGTGCCACGTCGCGGACCGGTTCGACCTGCGCCGCCACTACCGATTCGGGGTCGACGTGGTCGGGGCGGAATTCGAGGACGGCCGATGGCGGGTCCGCACCCGCGACGACCAGACCTACGCCGCGCAGTTCCTCATCTGCGCGACGGGCTGCCTGTCGGCGGTCAACCGCCCCGACATCCCCGGCATCGACGACTTCGCGGGTGAGGTGTACTTCACCGCCGCGTGGCCGCGCGAGGACCCCGACCTGCGTGGCAAGCGGGTGGGCCTGATCGGCACGGGATCGTCCGGCATCCAGACGGTTCCGATCGTCGCCGCGCAGGCCGATAACCTGGTGGTGTTCCAGCGATCCGCCAACTACAGCATCCCGATGCCCAACCGCCCCTGGACACCCGAGGAGCAACGGAACATCCGGGAGCAGTATCCGGAACGGCGCCGCATGTCGGCCTACGCGGCGGCGGGCACACCGCACGGTACCTACCACAAGAAGGCGGTCGACAGCGAACCGCAGGAGCGCGAAGAAGCGTTGTGGCGGCGCTGGCGTGAGGGCGGCGTGCTGTTCGCCAAGACCTTCCCCGACCAGAACGCCGACCTCGCGGCCAACGACATCGCGCGGGAGTTCGCGGAGGAGCGCATCCGCGAGATCGTCGCCGACCCCGCCGTGGCCGCGGACCTCATACCCGTCGACCACCCGATCGGGGCCAAGCGGATCTGCACCGACGGCGGCTACTACGACGCGTTCAACCGCGACAACGTCGCGCTGGTGAACCTGCGCCGCGAGCCCATCGAGACGATCACCGCCGGCGGCGTGCGAACCAGCGCGGCGACCTATCCCTGCGATGTGCTGATCTTCGCCACCGGCTTCGACGCGCTGACCGGCGCGCTGACCCGCATCGACCCGCGGGGGCCCGGGGGAGTGCGGCTCAGCGACATCTGGGCCGACGGCCCCCTCACCTTTCTCGGCCTGATGGTGCCCGGCCTGCCGAACATGTTCACCATCAGCGGGCCCGGCAGCCCGTCGGTGCTGGCCAACATGGTGCTGCACGCCGAAGTCCAGGTCGATTGGGTGATCGAGCTGGTGCTGACGGCCCGTCGCCTCGGGGTGACGGAGGTGGAACCACGCCGCGACGCCGCCGAGGCCTGGACGGACCATGTCGCCGAGGCCGCCGAACAGACGCTCTTTCCGAAGGCGGCCTCGTCGTGGTACCTGGGCGCCAATATCGAGGGCAAGAAACGGGTTTTCATGCCGTACGCCGGCGGGTTCGGCACCTATCGTCGCTACTGCGACGACGTGGCACGTCGGCACTACGCCGGGCTGGTGCTGACGACCCGATGA